Within Osmia lignaria lignaria isolate PbOS001 chromosome 11, iyOsmLign1, whole genome shotgun sequence, the genomic segment TACCTGTGGCCAGCTGATGATTAAACTAGatagttatttttattacctCGACGCGGACAAGCAACGCATTTCGGTTTTAAAAAGTAGGTTTACGATTAACCCCTTCGCTACGACGACCGACTTATAATCGTCCAACCCAAAGTGCttgtatttcaaaataaatataatagaaattttcgTGTTACAATTAAAAAGCAGCtacgaaaattaaattttatgaagAAAATTATATTGAGTTGGATGATTTAATTAGGGATATATTGCTAAGTACGCTAGCTTTCCGTAAGGAAAATGGCTATGTAACGTAAGGAAGTTCGATTATTCATCTTAACGCGATTCAACCAGCTTGGGTAGATCTACCTGTAACAAATTACAGTACGTGGAATTGCAATTATTACCCTCGGTCCAAACGTGCTAAATAAGTAATAGAATCCTCCTTTCCCTACGTCGCCATTTCCTCTAAGAAAGCCACCATGCTCAGCGATGTACACCTCCCGGCAGTGATGaccatagcgaaagggttaagtaaCATATGCATCGTTCTCGAACTCCATCGAGGAAACACCCAAACCACGATGCAATCATTTTTTTCGACGGCCAAAAATGGTCCTGAGCAGTTTCCGCATTCTACCTAAGACGTTTCTCTTCTTTCGATTCCTCAATTGCAAATCGTTCTTCCGAGACCTATTTTGACTCTTACTGGAAGAAGCATCCGGTGAGAGATTATCATTAACAGGAAGAGGAGATGGCACAATTTCTTCGACTGCCACCACTTCTAAAGAAATGTTCCTTGGAAGTGGTACCGGACGTGCCACTGGTGATGATGTCAAGTTTTCGTACTTGAATTCGCGCGCGTTACTTCTGGACGGACTATCGGATGGTAAATTAGCATTGTTCTGATCTGGATCATCAACGCTGTCGATGGTTCTTATGAACTGTTCCTCAGCTTCCTCCCAAACAGCGATTTCCTCTTTGCTGGGAGATTTCggctcgttttcttttttctggaTGGATTCTTCAGCTTTCGTTTCAAGCTCCTCGATCAAACGATGGAGAAGATTGACGGATATTCTAGTTGCTTCGTTGGAGCCATTGGTTTCTTTCTCTTGACGAGTACGCGTCGAGTCTGGTGTTGCCTCTATAACTGCATCGTGTATTATTTGATGCACGTCTCCCTGACCCTGAGTAACTTCCGTTTCATCCGAGACTTGAGGTAAAGCGCTGTTGATACTGCATACGAGATGTTTTACCTAGTTGAAGAATTGATGATGTATAcgtaatatttctaaattaattcatttaagTTACCTCCTTCTCTAATGCTGATAGAGAGGTCGATTGAAAAATGGAGTCTCCGATTTGAAGATTA encodes:
- the LOC117603853 gene encoding uncharacterized protein LOC117603853 isoform X2 → MLDNQQEPDGIESQPTRTSLQMHDRSPTDCNHLETMELLEKVVRGLHNLQIGDSIFQSTSLSALEKEVKHLVCSINSALPQVSDETEVTQGQGDVHQIIHDAVIEATPDSTRTRQEKETNGSNEATRISVNLLHRLIEELETKAEESIQKKENEPKSPSKEEIAVWEEAEEQFIRTIDSVDDPDQNNANLPSDSPSRSNAREFKYENLTSSPVARPVPLPRNISLEVVAVEEIVPSPLPVNDNLSPDASSSKSQNRSRKNDLQLRNRKKRNVLGRMRKLLRTIFGRRKK
- the LOC117603853 gene encoding uncharacterized protein LOC117603853 isoform X1, producing MVHTERNMTIAAIQRLQFLIKSWMLQIMVEAFARSLIDKIILEAFDVVEPNKEKLRMLDNQQEPDGIESQPTRTSLQMHDRSPTDCNHLETMELLEKVVRGLHNLQIGDSIFQSTSLSALEKEVKHLVCSINSALPQVSDETEVTQGQGDVHQIIHDAVIEATPDSTRTRQEKETNGSNEATRISVNLLHRLIEELETKAEESIQKKENEPKSPSKEEIAVWEEAEEQFIRTIDSVDDPDQNNANLPSDSPSRSNAREFKYENLTSSPVARPVPLPRNISLEVVAVEEIVPSPLPVNDNLSPDASSSKSQNRSRKNDLQLRNRKKRNVLGRMRKLLRTIFGRRKK